The proteins below come from a single Necator americanus strain Aroian chromosome V, whole genome shotgun sequence genomic window:
- a CDS encoding hypothetical protein (NECATOR_CHRV.G18237.T2) encodes MAGSSFSSQQLDVICTALYQAKDGEQLVRLFRDMDSRVFCSEWTSQPVKIAYIYALYHSANFERLFEVIGRSRFDERYYKELQEIWYKARYKENESKRGKELGAVEKYRLRRKYPPPRSIWDGQETIYSFKENSRKVVAKKIKILVTLILDSR; translated from the exons atggccGGATCGTCGTTTTCATCACAACAG TTAGATGTGATCTGCACTGCGCTTTACCAAGCAAAAGATGGTGAACAGCTAGTGCGTCTTTTTCGTGACATGGATTCGCGGGTTTTCTGTTCAGAATGGACTTCGCAGCCTGTCAAAATAG CATACATTTACGCTCTCTACCATTCGGCGAATTTTGAACGACTTTTTGAAGTGATCGGTCGATCACGATTCGATGAACGATACTACAAGGAACTACAGGAGATTTGGTATAAGGCTAGATATAAGGAG AATGAATCTAAACGAGGCAAAGAGCTTGGCGCTGTGGAGAAGTATCGCCTTCGCAGAAAATATCCACCACCACGAAGTATTTGGGATGGTCAGGAGACGATCTATTCGTTCAAGGAGAATAGCAGAAAGGTTgttgcgaaaaaaattaaaattctggTCACCTTGatccttgactcccgttga